One part of the Leclercia sp. LSNIH1 genome encodes these proteins:
- a CDS encoding GntR family transcriptional regulator, which yields MAAESQLNPTQPVNQQIYRILRSDIVHCLIPPGTPLSEKEVSVRFDVSRQPVREAFIKLAENGLIQIRPQRGSYVNKISLSQVQNGCFVRQAIECAVVRRAATLVDDHQCYQLEQNLHQQRIAIERKQLNDFFLLDDEFHQKLAQIAGCQLAWDTIENIKATMDRVRYMSLNHVSPPEMLLRQHLDIFHALEKRDADAVEKAMTLHLQEIGESVQLIRQENSDWFSEE from the coding sequence ATGGCCGCTGAATCGCAACTTAATCCGACACAACCCGTAAATCAGCAAATTTATCGTATTTTGCGCAGCGATATTGTGCATTGCCTGATCCCGCCGGGCACCCCTTTATCAGAAAAAGAGGTGTCGGTACGCTTTGATGTCTCCCGTCAGCCGGTTCGCGAAGCCTTTATCAAGCTGGCGGAAAATGGCCTGATTCAGATCCGCCCCCAGCGCGGCAGTTACGTTAACAAGATCTCCCTCAGTCAGGTACAGAACGGCTGTTTTGTCCGCCAGGCCATCGAGTGCGCCGTGGTCCGTCGTGCGGCAACCCTGGTCGACGATCATCAGTGCTATCAGCTGGAGCAGAATCTGCATCAGCAGCGTATCGCCATTGAACGTAAACAGCTGAATGACTTCTTCCTGCTCGACGACGAATTTCATCAGAAGCTGGCGCAAATTGCTGGCTGTCAGCTGGCGTGGGATACCATCGAGAACATCAAGGCGACCATGGACCGGGTGCGTTACATGAGCCTTAATCACGTATCACCGCCAGAGATGCTGCTGCGCCAGCATCTGGATATTTTCCATGCCCTGGAAAAGCGTGACGCCGATGCGGTAGAAAAAGCGATGACCCTGCATCTGCAGGAAATTGGCGAGTCAGTGCAGTTAATTCGTCAGGAAAATAGTGACTGGTTTAGCGAAGAGTAA
- the ydfG gene encoding bifunctional NADP-dependent 3-hydroxy acid dehydrogenase/3-hydroxypropionate dehydrogenase YdfG: MIILVTGATAGFGESITRRFVANGHKVIATGRRQERLQELKEELGDSILTAQLDVRNRASIEEMIANLPAQWRDIDVLVNNAGLALGLEPAHKASVEDWETMIDTNNKGLIYMTRAVLPGMVERNRGHVINIGSTAGSWPYAGGNVYGATKAFVRQFSLNLRTDLHGTAIRVTDIEPGLVGGTEFSNVRFKGDDDKAGKTYENTTALTPDDVTEAVWWVATLPKHVNINTVEMMPVTQSFAGLSVHRG; this comes from the coding sequence ATGATTATTTTAGTTACCGGGGCGACAGCAGGATTTGGTGAAAGCATTACGCGTCGCTTCGTCGCAAACGGCCATAAAGTGATTGCCACAGGCCGCCGTCAGGAGCGTCTGCAGGAGCTGAAAGAGGAGCTGGGCGACAGCATTCTGACCGCCCAGCTTGACGTGCGTAACCGTGCATCCATAGAAGAGATGATTGCCAATCTGCCGGCACAATGGCGTGACATCGACGTACTGGTCAACAACGCCGGGCTGGCGCTGGGTCTTGAGCCTGCGCACAAAGCCAGTGTGGAAGACTGGGAAACGATGATCGACACCAACAACAAAGGCCTGATCTATATGACCCGCGCCGTGCTGCCTGGCATGGTGGAGCGCAACCGTGGTCACGTGATCAACATCGGCTCGACCGCCGGTAGCTGGCCTTATGCGGGCGGCAACGTCTATGGCGCGACCAAAGCCTTTGTACGTCAGTTCAGCCTGAACCTGCGCACCGATCTGCACGGCACCGCTATCCGCGTGACGGATATCGAGCCGGGTCTGGTCGGCGGAACGGAGTTCTCCAACGTTCGCTTTAAAGGCGATGATGACAAAGCCGGTAAAACCTACGAAAACACCACCGCCCTCACCCCGGATGATGTCACTGAAGCCGTCTGGTGGGTGGCGACGTTGCCGAAGCACGTCAACATCAACACCGTTGAAATGATGCCGGTGACGCAGAGCTTTGCTGGCCTGAGCGTTCATCGCGGATGA
- the dcp gene encoding peptidyl-dipeptidase Dcp, whose protein sequence is MSGTNPFFTSSLLPYQAPQFDLIRDEHYRPAFDEAIRQKRREIAAIAGSADAPDFANTVLALEKSGELLSRVSSVFFAMTSAHTNDYLQQLEEAISTELAALSNDIWLNDALFARVDAIYNDRQAMAPDAESLRLIEVLHQRFILAGARLEEAQKQELKTLNTESASLTSQFNQRLLAADKAGGLVVDYQHQLDGLSPAEQAAAAEAAAEKGLSDRWLIPLLNTTQQPALQQLRDRQTRENLFKAGWLRTQKNDANDTREVVARLVALRARQAELLGYGSYASWKIADQMAKTPDAALQFMRGIVPAARGRALQEQADIQKVIDEEQGHFQVQAWDWAFYAERVRLAKYALDESQVKPYFALNTVLTDGVFWAATRLFGITFAERRDIPVYHPDVRVWEIFDHHGEGMALFYGDFFARDSKGGGAWMGNFIEQSHEAGSRPVIYNVCNYQKPAEGQPALISWDDVITLFHEFGHTLHGLFASQRYATLSGTNTPRDFVEFPSQINEHWASHPEVFAHYARHYETGEPMPDALREKMVSATQFNKGYDMTELLSAALLDMNWHGITASEAPADVEAFEATALEREQLDLPAVPPRYRSSYFAHIFGGGYAAGYYAYLWTQMLADDGYQWFVEEGGLTRENGQKFREAILSRGNSTDLAELYRAWRGQDPKIEPMLVNRGLSS, encoded by the coding sequence ATGTCTGGCACTAATCCGTTTTTCACAAGCAGCCTGCTGCCGTACCAGGCGCCGCAGTTTGATCTGATCCGCGACGAACACTATCGTCCAGCCTTTGATGAAGCCATTCGTCAGAAGCGCAGGGAGATCGCGGCGATTGCCGGTTCCGCAGACGCCCCCGATTTTGCCAATACCGTACTGGCGCTGGAGAAAAGCGGCGAGCTGCTGAGCCGGGTAAGCAGCGTCTTCTTTGCCATGACTTCGGCGCACACCAATGATTATCTGCAGCAACTGGAAGAGGCGATCTCAACCGAACTGGCGGCGCTCTCTAACGATATCTGGCTGAATGACGCGCTCTTTGCCCGGGTGGATGCCATCTATAATGACCGCCAGGCGATGGCGCCGGATGCCGAGTCCCTGCGGCTTATTGAGGTGCTTCATCAGCGCTTTATTCTGGCCGGGGCCCGGCTGGAGGAGGCGCAAAAGCAGGAGCTTAAAACGCTCAATACCGAATCAGCCAGCCTGACCAGCCAGTTTAACCAGCGTCTGCTGGCGGCAGACAAGGCGGGTGGGCTGGTGGTGGATTATCAGCATCAACTGGATGGCCTGAGCCCGGCGGAACAGGCCGCGGCTGCCGAGGCCGCAGCGGAGAAGGGACTCAGCGATCGCTGGCTCATTCCGCTGCTGAACACCACGCAACAGCCGGCTCTGCAACAGCTACGCGATCGTCAGACCAGAGAAAACCTCTTCAAAGCGGGCTGGCTGCGCACGCAAAAAAATGATGCCAACGATACCCGCGAGGTGGTCGCACGTCTGGTGGCGCTCCGGGCGCGTCAGGCTGAACTGCTGGGCTATGGTAGCTACGCCAGCTGGAAAATTGCCGATCAGATGGCGAAAACCCCCGACGCCGCGCTGCAGTTTATGCGGGGTATCGTTCCTGCCGCGCGCGGTCGCGCCCTGCAGGAGCAGGCCGACATTCAGAAAGTGATTGATGAAGAGCAGGGCCATTTTCAGGTTCAGGCCTGGGACTGGGCCTTTTATGCCGAACGTGTGCGCCTGGCGAAGTACGCCCTGGACGAGTCGCAGGTCAAACCCTATTTTGCCCTCAATACGGTGCTGACAGACGGCGTCTTCTGGGCGGCGACGCGCCTTTTCGGCATTACATTTGCCGAGCGCAGGGATATCCCTGTCTACCACCCTGACGTGCGAGTCTGGGAGATCTTCGATCATCACGGAGAAGGGATGGCGCTCTTTTACGGTGACTTCTTCGCCCGCGACTCGAAAGGCGGCGGGGCGTGGATGGGTAACTTTATCGAGCAATCCCATGAAGCCGGGTCGCGGCCGGTAATCTACAACGTCTGCAACTATCAAAAACCGGCGGAAGGCCAGCCAGCGCTAATCTCGTGGGATGATGTGATCACCCTGTTCCACGAATTTGGCCACACCCTGCACGGTTTGTTTGCCAGCCAGCGTTACGCCACGCTCTCTGGCACTAATACGCCGCGGGATTTCGTAGAGTTCCCGTCGCAAATAAACGAACACTGGGCCAGCCACCCCGAGGTCTTTGCCCATTATGCCCGCCATTACGAAACCGGGGAGCCGATGCCCGACGCCCTGCGGGAGAAAATGGTCAGCGCCACCCAGTTTAATAAAGGCTATGACATGACCGAGCTGCTCAGCGCCGCGCTGCTGGACATGAACTGGCACGGAATAACCGCCAGCGAAGCGCCAGCAGATGTGGAGGCGTTCGAAGCCACGGCGCTGGAACGCGAACAGCTGGATCTCCCGGCCGTGCCGCCGCGCTATCGCAGCAGCTATTTCGCCCATATCTTCGGGGGCGGCTACGCGGCGGGCTACTATGCCTATCTCTGGACGCAAATGCTGGCCGATGACGGCTATCAGTGGTTCGTGGAAGAGGGTGGACTGACCCGCGAAAACGGGCAAAAATTCCGCGAGGCGATTTTATCCCGTGGGAACAGCACTGATTTAGCTGAACTTTATCGCGCGTGGCGCGGGCAGGATCCGAAGATTGAACCGATGCTGGTTAATCGCGGGTTGAGTTCGTAA